The Marivivens sp. LCG002 genome contains a region encoding:
- a CDS encoding iron ABC transporter permease, giving the protein MTDLTATVPATGFSYRKLVARRTIVLSILCAALLLSVAIDVSIGPARYPLADVIRTLMFPSQADIQIRVVIWDIRMPMALLAVTVGACLSLAGAQMQTILANPLASPFTLGLSAAASFGAAVAMVLGVALVPAALSIMVPINAFAMAMLAALSIFVLSSMRGVTVETIVLLGIALVFTFNAALALLQYFASEQTLAAVVFWTMGSLTKATWGKVAATACILLICTPLFARRAWSLTAIRLGETRAAAMGVPVRRIRLETLLLVSLLAAVPVSFVGTIGFIGIVGPHIARLLLGEDQRFFLPGSILSGALILSATSVLSKAILPGAVLPIGIITALVGVPFFATLILTQGRRSW; this is encoded by the coding sequence ATGACCGATCTAACCGCAACAGTGCCCGCCACGGGCTTTTCCTACCGCAAACTGGTGGCTCGACGGACTATCGTGCTGTCCATCCTGTGCGCAGCGCTGCTCTTGTCCGTTGCGATTGACGTATCGATTGGACCAGCGCGCTATCCGCTGGCTGACGTCATCCGAACACTCATGTTCCCGTCACAGGCCGATATACAGATCCGCGTCGTCATTTGGGATATCCGCATGCCGATGGCGCTGCTGGCGGTCACTGTCGGAGCATGTTTGTCGCTTGCCGGAGCGCAGATGCAGACCATTCTGGCGAACCCCCTTGCCAGCCCCTTCACACTGGGACTATCCGCCGCTGCCAGTTTTGGCGCGGCGGTAGCGATGGTGCTGGGCGTCGCACTTGTTCCGGCAGCGCTTTCCATCATGGTCCCGATCAATGCCTTCGCCATGGCGATGCTCGCAGCGCTATCGATTTTCGTCCTGTCCAGCATGCGCGGCGTCACGGTCGAAACCATCGTGCTTCTGGGTATCGCTCTGGTGTTCACCTTCAATGCAGCGCTCGCATTACTGCAATACTTTGCTTCCGAGCAAACACTTGCGGCCGTCGTATTCTGGACGATGGGCAGTCTGACCAAAGCAACTTGGGGCAAGGTCGCAGCAACCGCATGCATTCTGCTGATCTGCACCCCTCTCTTCGCCCGACGTGCCTGGTCGCTCACGGCAATCCGGCTGGGCGAGACCCGCGCAGCGGCCATGGGCGTGCCCGTCCGCCGCATCCGGCTGGAAACGCTATTACTTGTCTCGCTGCTCGCAGCCGTTCCTGTATCCTTTGTTGGCACCATCGGATTTATTGGCATTGTAGGCCCTCACATCGCGCGGCTTTTGTTAGGCGAAGATCAACGGTTCTTTCTGCCAGGCTCCATCCTATCGGGCGCGCTGATCTTATCGGCGACGTCAGTGCTCTCCAAAGCCATCCTGCCCGGCGCAGTGCTGCCCATCGGAATTATTACGGCATTGGTCGGCGTGCCCTTCTTTGCCACCCTCATCCTGACCCAAGGACGCCGCTCATGGTAA
- a CDS encoding ABC transporter ATP-binding protein, which produces MVTLALKDVEARYGSKVIYARANMPVIRGGALTALVGPNAAGKSTLFRRIAGQLRGRGSVQIEGAKQRDLRYMPQETGMDAALTVYESIILSLKQGTGGWSLSAAELLAVDEVLTRLRIADLASKSLTDLSGGQRQLVSIAQTLVTRPKVLLMDEPTSALDLFRQHEVLARLRDYVTETSAVAILALHDLNQVMRCCTQTVAVADGDIIASGQTLEVLTPVLIRRLYGVNARIEACSRGCPMMIVDGAAMVN; this is translated from the coding sequence ATGGTAACGCTTGCTCTTAAGGACGTCGAAGCCCGCTATGGATCAAAAGTTATCTATGCCCGCGCGAATATGCCCGTGATACGGGGCGGCGCCCTCACTGCGCTGGTCGGCCCAAATGCCGCTGGCAAATCAACCTTGTTCCGAAGGATCGCAGGACAACTGCGCGGCAGAGGAAGCGTTCAGATCGAAGGCGCAAAACAGCGAGACCTGCGATATATGCCGCAGGAGACCGGAATGGACGCAGCGCTCACCGTATATGAAAGTATCATCCTCTCGCTAAAACAGGGCACAGGAGGTTGGAGCCTTTCCGCCGCCGAATTGCTTGCTGTTGACGAAGTGCTGACCCGTTTACGGATTGCCGACCTTGCCAGCAAGAGCTTAACCGACCTGTCTGGCGGTCAACGGCAACTGGTGTCGATCGCGCAAACGCTTGTGACGCGACCAAAGGTGCTCTTGATGGACGAACCGACCTCGGCACTTGATCTATTCCGCCAGCACGAGGTTCTGGCCAGGCTGCGCGACTACGTGACCGAGACTAGCGCAGTCGCCATACTCGCGCTGCACGATCTGAACCAAGTGATGCGTTGCTGCACGCAGACCGTCGCCGTGGCAGACGGAGACATCATCGCGTCCGGCCAAACGCTTGAGGTGCTGACACCCGTCCTGATCCGCCGCCTTTATGGGGTGAACGCACGGATAGAAGCCTGCTCGCGCGGCTGCCCGATGATGATCGTGGACGGCGCTGCCATGGTTAACTGA
- a CDS encoding LysR family transcriptional regulator has translation MALKLEMLRVFQTVAEQGSLSLAAAKLGRTPSAISIMLSQLEDNIGDRLFETDRKNKLTPLGALVLAESRRANEAFVRSTEAIRRHAMSTAGLIRIAAVPSATVTLLPNVVTSFRKHRPDVRLEISDVDTASVVRRVQLDEADIGIISSETDTGHDGEIILTDELGIVCHKESAISAAWSEGRQTWDVLALELFIANPLCSIVKAPEVQAILLECNLEAKNTTALLAFVRNRIGATILPKSAMITEPDLMFLCPANDQAKRHLIKIHAPDRQMSPVARQFWDKL, from the coding sequence ATGGCACTGAAGCTAGAGATGCTGCGCGTTTTTCAAACTGTCGCAGAACAAGGGTCACTTTCTTTGGCCGCAGCAAAGCTGGGGCGAACGCCCTCTGCGATTTCAATAATGCTGTCGCAGCTCGAAGACAACATTGGCGACCGTCTCTTTGAAACCGATCGAAAAAACAAACTCACCCCACTTGGCGCACTGGTCCTAGCGGAAAGCCGAAGAGCGAACGAGGCGTTTGTGCGCAGCACCGAAGCTATTCGTCGTCATGCAATGTCAACCGCAGGGTTGATCCGGATCGCAGCGGTGCCATCAGCCACCGTAACGCTCTTACCGAACGTAGTGACTTCGTTTAGAAAACACAGACCGGATGTGAGACTGGAAATCAGTGACGTTGATACCGCTTCGGTCGTGAGGCGAGTTCAATTAGATGAAGCTGACATTGGGATTATCTCGTCAGAAACAGACACAGGTCACGACGGCGAAATAATCCTCACGGACGAATTAGGAATCGTTTGCCACAAAGAGTCAGCCATCTCAGCAGCATGGTCAGAAGGCCGGCAGACCTGGGACGTTCTAGCGCTTGAACTCTTCATCGCAAACCCACTTTGCTCGATCGTAAAAGCACCAGAAGTTCAGGCAATACTTCTCGAGTGCAACCTAGAAGCCAAGAACACGACGGCTCTCTTGGCGTTTGTGAGAAATAGGATTGGTGCGACGATCCTCCCCAAAAGTGCGATGATCACAGAACCAGATTTAATGTTTCTTTGCCCCGCCAACGATCAAGCGAAACGGCACCTTATTAAGATTCACGCCCCCGATCGACAAATGAGCCCCGTCGCTCGGCAGTTTTGGGATAAATTGTAA
- a CDS encoding IS1182 family transposase has protein sequence MMGTHTAPAQLFYDFDLERHVPSGHMLREIDRFLDVDGMREALRPFYSHLGRPSIDPELIIRMLVIGYVMGIRSERRLCDEVHLNLAYRWFCRLGMEGKVVDHSTFSRYRHGKFRESNLLRQVFEATAERCLREDLVSSEGFAVDASLISADANKARSIAAEDWSPEVAREAGNRAAREYLDTLDDAAFGAASPTQPKFVAKSDPAAQWTRAEESRPYFAYATNYLIDTKSSVIMDVEATRAIRQAEVGASRTMLDRTEKRFGIRPDWLAADTAYGNAENLGWLVEQRSIIPFIPVIDKSERTDGTWSRSDFEWDEANDQYICPEGQALKQYRRNYSDPNRGQDTGGRKKYRALKATCQTCPSKDICCPKAEARYVTREPHEEAREFARECRKTKAYKVSRDKRKKVEMLFARLKRILNLTRLRLSEPNSAKDEFLLAAIAQNLRKLAKLRPQCANSEATA, from the coding sequence ATGATGGGCACCCATACGGCACCGGCGCAGCTGTTCTATGACTTCGATCTGGAGCGTCATGTTCCATCTGGTCATATGCTTCGTGAGATCGACAGGTTTCTCGACGTGGATGGAATGCGGGAGGCTCTTCGCCCCTTCTACAGCCACCTTGGGCGTCCCTCGATTGATCCAGAGCTGATCATCCGCATGTTGGTGATCGGTTACGTCATGGGCATCCGATCGGAACGTCGCCTCTGCGACGAGGTCCATCTGAACCTCGCCTATCGGTGGTTCTGTCGGCTGGGCATGGAGGGGAAGGTCGTGGATCATTCTACGTTCTCTCGGTATCGCCATGGCAAGTTTCGCGAAAGCAACCTGCTGCGACAGGTGTTCGAAGCCACGGCTGAACGGTGCCTGAGGGAGGACTTAGTTTCTAGCGAGGGCTTTGCCGTGGATGCCAGCCTGATCTCCGCTGACGCCAACAAGGCTCGGTCAATCGCAGCCGAGGACTGGAGCCCTGAGGTCGCGCGCGAGGCTGGCAACCGAGCGGCGCGGGAATATCTGGACACGCTGGATGATGCCGCATTCGGCGCCGCGTCACCGACCCAGCCGAAGTTCGTGGCCAAGTCCGACCCGGCGGCGCAATGGACCCGCGCCGAGGAAAGTCGCCCCTATTTTGCTTACGCCACCAACTACCTGATCGACACCAAAAGCTCGGTAATCATGGATGTTGAGGCGACGCGAGCCATTCGCCAGGCCGAAGTCGGGGCGTCGCGCACGATGCTCGACAGAACCGAAAAACGGTTCGGGATCAGACCAGATTGGCTGGCTGCCGACACTGCCTATGGCAACGCCGAGAACCTCGGATGGCTGGTTGAGCAGCGCAGCATCATCCCATTTATACCTGTCATCGACAAATCAGAACGGACCGATGGCACCTGGTCTAGGTCCGACTTCGAATGGGACGAGGCGAATGATCAATACATCTGCCCCGAGGGTCAGGCCCTCAAGCAATATCGCCGGAACTACTCCGATCCGAACCGGGGTCAGGACACCGGCGGACGGAAGAAATATCGCGCCTTGAAGGCGACATGTCAGACCTGTCCATCCAAGGACATCTGCTGCCCGAAAGCGGAGGCCCGATACGTCACCCGTGAACCCCACGAGGAAGCACGCGAGTTCGCCCGCGAATGTCGCAAGACTAAAGCCTACAAGGTATCCCGAGACAAGCGGAAGAAAGTAGAGATGCTCTTCGCACGTCTGAAGCGCATTCTGAACCTCACGCGGCTCAGGCTTAGTGAACCAAACAGCGCAAAGGACGAATTCCTTCTCGCCGCCATCGCCCAGAACCTCCGAAAGCTCGCAAAGCTGCGGCCTCAGTGCGCCAACTCGGAGGCCACAGCATGA
- a CDS encoding alpha/beta fold hydrolase yields the protein MKMSAISLRDIRSFHVGGAAVELTGQPSQDVRVSPDAAPRTVDLNGHYISGQLYAQHFMLENRGSEVPILFWHGGAMTGVTWETTPDDRAGWSQFFLRKGYDVVVSDAVERGRSSWSPYPQIYDSAPLFRTAEDAWYLFRMGEAKDFGQRRPYLGQRFPIESFDQLCAQFVPRWTTNAEASISAYMHLISRFERVIVVAHSQGGWFAQTLAARLPERIAAVVLLEPAGAPNLSKDDLIKAAHVPHYYIWGDNCDSHNAWKTYKSDAILHSETLRDLGGYVEVMDLPKYGIYGNSHMPMMDNNSDEIATMVADWLRRDIH from the coding sequence ATGAAAATGAGTGCGATTTCTCTACGCGATATCCGATCGTTCCATGTTGGTGGTGCGGCAGTCGAACTCACTGGGCAGCCTTCTCAAGACGTCAGAGTCTCCCCTGACGCAGCTCCTCGAACTGTGGACTTGAACGGGCACTATATTAGCGGACAACTCTACGCACAGCATTTTATGCTAGAGAACCGAGGCAGTGAAGTTCCAATCCTCTTTTGGCACGGTGGTGCGATGACAGGGGTGACGTGGGAAACAACGCCAGATGACCGTGCGGGCTGGTCACAGTTCTTCCTTCGTAAAGGATACGATGTTGTGGTGTCTGATGCCGTCGAAAGGGGGCGTTCCTCTTGGTCGCCCTATCCGCAAATCTACGATAGCGCACCCCTCTTTCGGACGGCCGAGGATGCCTGGTATCTGTTCCGAATGGGTGAAGCGAAGGATTTTGGTCAGAGACGACCCTATTTGGGCCAGCGTTTCCCAATCGAGAGCTTTGATCAACTCTGCGCTCAGTTTGTGCCACGTTGGACAACCAATGCTGAAGCAAGCATTTCTGCTTATATGCATCTGATTTCGCGATTTGAGCGCGTTATCGTAGTTGCCCATTCTCAAGGTGGTTGGTTTGCTCAAACCTTGGCTGCACGTTTGCCTGAGCGGATTGCTGCAGTGGTACTGCTAGAGCCTGCAGGTGCACCTAATCTGAGTAAAGATGATCTCATAAAAGCTGCCCACGTGCCGCACTATTACATTTGGGGAGATAATTGTGACAGCCACAATGCCTGGAAGACCTATAAGTCTGACGCTATACTGCATTCGGAGACATTGCGTGATTTAGGTGGGTATGTGGAGGTCATGGATTTGCCTAAATACGGCATTTATGGAAACTCTCACATGCCGATGATGGACAATAATTCTGACGAAATTGCGACAATGGTTGCTGATTGGTTGCGCAGAGATATCCATTGA
- a CDS encoding TRAP transporter large permease, protein MLLTSVLILFFILLLVGVPIYLVLSGLAVLVWVVEGAPLVSLGQQYANHLNSYTLVAVPLFVIAATFMQRGGVARALIDMASAWVGRTRGALGIVCILATSLFAAISGSSVATALAIGAVLIPAMKERGYPITFATGTIGAGGTLGILIPPSLAMLIYGIIVDESVPRLFLAGVIPGLIQAGLLMAYVRYYAVSNDLPVENPMDRGEFVRANLNALPALLVPTIILGGIYSGLVTISEAAGLSAIVALIVSLTFYREIGLRDVLPILADGVRQTGVIIFIVLAAVTFAHWLTGAGVTRALVELIERMDLTALQFLIAANLIMFILGMFLEVISVILIFVPLIVPVLLRLDIDPIHFGVILVVNMEIALLTPPVGLNLFVLKSVADTGIDKVIRGVIPYIGLMLVLLVFITLVPAASTWLPDLVFGSR, encoded by the coding sequence ATGTTACTGACTTCTGTCTTAATTTTATTCTTCATTCTACTACTTGTTGGTGTGCCAATTTACCTTGTGCTTTCCGGACTGGCAGTATTGGTCTGGGTGGTCGAAGGTGCACCACTAGTTTCGCTTGGGCAACAATACGCTAACCACCTGAATTCTTACACACTCGTCGCCGTGCCTTTGTTTGTTATTGCTGCGACGTTTATGCAGCGAGGAGGTGTCGCTCGTGCCTTGATTGACATGGCGTCAGCCTGGGTCGGACGTACACGCGGTGCGCTTGGTATTGTTTGCATTCTCGCCACTTCGCTCTTTGCAGCAATTTCGGGATCGTCAGTCGCAACTGCACTAGCTATTGGCGCTGTACTTATCCCGGCTATGAAGGAACGTGGCTATCCAATCACGTTCGCGACCGGTACAATTGGCGCAGGTGGCACGCTCGGTATTCTTATTCCACCGTCTCTTGCGATGCTGATCTACGGTATTATCGTCGATGAGTCTGTGCCTCGCTTATTCCTTGCAGGAGTAATCCCAGGGCTCATCCAGGCGGGGCTGCTTATGGCCTACGTTCGGTACTACGCAGTCAGTAACGATTTGCCGGTAGAGAACCCGATGGATCGTGGTGAGTTTGTGCGGGCCAACCTCAACGCTTTACCAGCATTGTTAGTTCCTACGATTATTCTTGGCGGTATTTACTCGGGTCTCGTTACGATCTCTGAGGCTGCTGGTCTCTCGGCAATAGTTGCCTTGATCGTGTCGCTGACATTTTATCGAGAAATTGGATTGCGCGACGTTCTGCCCATCCTTGCTGATGGTGTACGTCAGACTGGTGTAATTATTTTCATCGTTTTGGCAGCGGTGACGTTTGCTCACTGGCTAACGGGTGCTGGCGTGACACGTGCCCTGGTAGAGCTGATCGAGCGGATGGACTTGACAGCATTGCAGTTTTTAATTGCGGCCAATCTCATCATGTTCATCCTTGGCATGTTCCTTGAGGTAATCTCGGTAATTCTAATTTTTGTACCGCTGATCGTTCCGGTTCTATTGCGGCTAGATATCGACCCTATCCACTTCGGTGTAATTCTTGTCGTTAATATGGAAATAGCACTGCTAACACCCCCAGTCGGTCTTAACCTTTTCGTCCTCAAATCTGTAGCTGATACGGGCATAGATAAGGTTATTCGAGGGGTGATCCCTTACATTGGCCTCATGCTGGTTTTGCTGGTTTTCATCACTTTGGTGCCGGCCGCCTCTACTTGGCTCCCCGACCTAGTGTTTGGCTCAAGATAG
- a CDS encoding TRAP transporter small permease, protein MKSLLVGLETGATGLLALAAAILTVSESVLRFVAPTNLPDWGAEVTVYFIGWSVMLSASRLIRDRMHVSVELLADRLPQRGQVALQLFACLFGVAVAGCIAWAGWLMVDFAILLGERSDSSIRFPMWAYYAAIPIGFGLTAATYLWQLMLIVSGRES, encoded by the coding sequence ATGAAGTCCCTTCTTGTCGGGCTGGAGACCGGGGCAACCGGTCTCCTCGCCCTTGCAGCCGCAATATTGACAGTAAGTGAGTCTGTATTGCGGTTCGTCGCGCCAACAAATCTCCCTGATTGGGGTGCAGAGGTCACTGTCTATTTTATCGGTTGGTCCGTTATGCTGAGTGCGAGCCGTCTGATCCGTGACAGAATGCATGTCTCTGTTGAATTGTTGGCCGATCGGCTCCCACAACGTGGCCAAGTCGCATTGCAGCTATTTGCGTGCCTCTTCGGCGTAGCCGTTGCAGGATGTATCGCTTGGGCCGGTTGGCTAATGGTTGATTTCGCGATTTTGCTAGGCGAACGATCTGACAGCTCGATCCGTTTTCCCATGTGGGCCTATTACGCGGCTATCCCAATCGGCTTTGGCCTAACTGCAGCGACGTACCTATGGCAACTCATGTTGATCGTGAGCGGAAGGGAGAGCTAA
- the dctP gene encoding TRAP transporter substrate-binding protein DctP — translation MKRFALMAATAACAVIAGAAYAADYTITVTLDTSPQHVRNVWLRDFAQAIEEKSEGRLELEIFEAAAKYKDSEAAAAVAQGAIDMAIPQYQLISRFVPEADLEQLPMFYGLDREQIYAVVDGEVGDTLHRMIEEKLGVTVLGRPIDLGFGTVFSTDIELSEPSDLAGLKVRVPGGPATVQRYENMGAVPVQISWPDVPQALQTGTISSLWSTQESVASAKLWDAGVRYAMEDRQAIVQYVPLISQRALDKLPADLSALLADTWDEMVDAQRDFAAERQQKARELNAENGIMTSDPDAEALGVMRQQLMAGQPALVEELGIDPAFIDQITAVIGD, via the coding sequence ATGAAACGTTTTGCACTCATGGCAGCTACCGCAGCGTGCGCAGTAATCGCCGGCGCGGCTTATGCCGCTGACTATACAATCACCGTCACCCTCGACACGAGCCCTCAGCATGTTCGAAATGTCTGGCTGAGAGATTTTGCACAAGCAATTGAAGAAAAGTCAGAAGGGCGCCTCGAGCTCGAGATTTTTGAAGCGGCAGCAAAATACAAAGATAGTGAAGCGGCCGCGGCAGTTGCGCAGGGCGCAATAGATATGGCTATTCCTCAGTATCAGCTGATCTCTCGCTTTGTCCCCGAAGCAGATTTAGAGCAGCTACCCATGTTTTATGGGTTAGATCGGGAGCAGATTTATGCCGTCGTTGACGGTGAAGTCGGTGATACTTTGCATAGAATGATCGAAGAAAAACTCGGAGTGACTGTTTTGGGCCGCCCGATTGACCTCGGCTTTGGGACTGTATTCTCGACTGACATCGAACTTTCTGAGCCATCAGACCTTGCTGGGCTTAAAGTGCGCGTGCCAGGAGGACCTGCAACGGTGCAGCGCTACGAGAATATGGGCGCAGTTCCTGTTCAGATCTCTTGGCCTGATGTGCCGCAAGCTCTTCAAACTGGAACGATTTCATCTCTTTGGTCTACCCAAGAATCTGTAGCGTCTGCAAAACTATGGGATGCGGGCGTAAGGTACGCAATGGAAGACCGTCAGGCCATTGTTCAGTATGTTCCTTTGATCAGTCAACGCGCACTCGACAAACTACCTGCGGATCTAAGTGCATTGCTGGCAGATACTTGGGACGAGATGGTTGATGCCCAACGTGATTTTGCAGCTGAGCGTCAGCAGAAAGCTCGCGAGCTGAATGCAGAGAACGGCATCATGACGTCTGATCCAGATGCTGAGGCACTGGGAGTAATGCGTCAGCAGTTGATGGCAGGTCAGCCTGCACTGGTAGAGGAATTGGGTATCGATCCTGCTTTCATCGACCAGATTACTGCCGTTATCGGCGACTGA
- a CDS encoding LysR family transcriptional regulator: MTQIAHQFDLVRLRAFMTVAEEGSITAAASVLGVAQPALSASIRRLENDLGQQLFERLPRGVKLTETGRYLLPKVYEVFGVLGKLQIELHQIGFEPSGEVSIGLPPSVSVVMTQPLLHRLSTRFPNVSLRIVEAMSGYLYDWVGTGDLDIAITFNCQDTDTVITRPIMQEEMMLIGETKKMVGFPCPYPVSRIPELPLIVTSTRHALRSDLERQVEALGLKLDILYEIDAGHQLVKLVSSGIGFGVFAQSAFASELLNSQVTAIPLAPRYLRTVGVSHHRRMLGDPALTTVLAEVESLIEDLHRSGGWPT; the protein is encoded by the coding sequence ATGACACAAATCGCTCACCAGTTCGATCTTGTCCGTCTCCGAGCTTTCATGACTGTAGCGGAGGAGGGATCGATTACGGCTGCCGCTTCAGTGCTGGGCGTAGCGCAACCTGCCCTCTCAGCATCCATACGTCGGCTCGAAAACGATCTTGGACAACAACTTTTCGAACGCTTGCCTCGTGGTGTAAAACTGACAGAAACAGGCCGTTACCTCTTGCCAAAGGTCTACGAAGTATTCGGTGTTCTAGGAAAACTTCAGATTGAACTACATCAGATTGGTTTCGAACCCTCCGGCGAAGTTTCGATCGGCTTACCTCCATCTGTGTCTGTGGTAATGACACAGCCATTGCTACACAGGCTGTCCACAAGGTTTCCAAACGTGTCCCTTCGAATTGTCGAGGCGATGTCGGGCTATTTATATGACTGGGTCGGGACCGGCGATCTCGACATTGCAATTACTTTCAACTGTCAAGATACGGATACCGTAATCACACGACCTATAATGCAAGAAGAAATGATGTTGATTGGCGAAACCAAAAAGATGGTTGGCTTCCCCTGCCCATATCCCGTCAGCAGAATTCCAGAATTACCGCTAATTGTGACGTCTACAAGGCATGCTCTACGGTCCGACTTAGAAAGACAGGTTGAGGCACTCGGGTTAAAGCTTGATATCTTGTACGAGATAGACGCCGGTCATCAACTGGTAAAATTGGTGAGTTCTGGAATTGGTTTTGGTGTGTTTGCACAGAGCGCATTTGCGAGTGAATTGCTCAATAGCCAAGTTACTGCGATCCCGTTGGCACCGCGCTACCTTCGCACCGTGGGGGTGAGCCACCACAGACGGATGCTGGGCGATCCAGCTTTGACTACAGTGCTAGCAGAGGTTGAAAGCTTGATTGAAGATTTGCACAGATCAGGCGGTTGGCCGACATAA